One window of the Candidatus Endomicrobium procryptotermitis genome contains the following:
- the bioD gene encoding dethiobiotin synthase, producing MYKGIFITAIDTGVGKTYVSCTIAEAAKKAAISCGIFKPVSTGNRNDAKILIKASGVNEKAKTVTPLFYKNPMSPYGASLLENKKIDLNAAYKGLQYFLKKYEFTVVEGIGGLMVPLKKNYFVIDMIKKFNLPVIVVARFGLGTLNHTLLTADKLKSCGQKVLGIILSGKINKSDISAKTNAKIIREITKLPVLELGYNEKIDLKKNAWIIK from the coding sequence ATGTACAAAGGAATCTTCATAACTGCTATAGATACCGGCGTGGGAAAAACTTATGTTTCCTGCACTATAGCCGAAGCCGCAAAAAAAGCTGCGATATCATGTGGAATTTTTAAGCCGGTGTCTACCGGAAACAGAAACGATGCAAAAATTTTGATTAAAGCTTCCGGCGTAAATGAAAAAGCAAAAACCGTCACGCCTCTGTTTTATAAAAATCCGATGTCGCCTTATGGAGCCTCTCTTCTTGAAAACAAAAAAATCGATTTAAATGCCGCTTATAAAGGCCTGCAATATTTTTTAAAAAAATATGAGTTCACTGTTGTTGAAGGTATAGGCGGGCTGATGGTACCTTTAAAGAAAAATTATTTTGTAATCGATATGATAAAAAAGTTTAATCTTCCGGTAATCGTCGTTGCAAGATTCGGGCTGGGCACGCTCAATCACACATTGCTTACCGCAGACAAATTGAAAAGCTGCGGGCAAAAAGTTTTGGGAATAATTTTAAGCGGCAAAATAAATAAAAGTGATATTTCGGCAAAAACTAATGCAAAAATAATAAGAGAAATAACTAAACTCCCGGTTCTTGAGCTGGGATA